A stretch of Brassica napus cultivar Da-Ae chromosome C6, Da-Ae, whole genome shotgun sequence DNA encodes these proteins:
- the LOC125588432 gene encoding 30 kDa salivary gland allergen Aed a 3-like: MDDGFALRDETIRLLAARVKELEQDKIQRESWPFQFGEAETGYASGGRRRDKDGDEEAEMHGDKEGDEETEMHGDNEGDEETEKHGDNEGDEEAEKQGLDDYKGDKEGEDNGDKDGDAAEAEKDGDEEEAEKDGEKQIEAEAEKLMQDTEERFDDDGDEQSTLQIMADTAERFEKAAAEKAAADKTNEVVDDDDALEKEREVGVDVALEEAASVGVDDALEEAASVGVDEMPKRVSKRSHLLRSPFTPN, from the exons ATGGACGATGGATTTGCATTGAGAGACGAAACAATTCGTCTTCTAGCAGCAAGAGTGAAGGAGTTGGAACAAGACAAGATTCAGAGAGAAAGTTGGCCATTCCAGTTTGGTGAAGCTGAAACCGGATATGCTTCCGgagggagaagaagagataaGGATGGTGATGAAGAGGCTGAGATGCATGGTGATAAGGAGGGTGATGAAGAGACTGAGATGCATGGTGATAATGAGGGTGATGAAGAGACTGAGAAGCATGGTGATAATGAGGGTGATGAAGAGGCTGAGAAGCAGGGCTTGGATGATTATAAGGGTGATAAGGAGGGCGAGGACAATGGTGACAAGGATGGTGATGCGGCAGAGGCTGAGAAGGATGGTGATGAGGAAGAGGCTGAGAAAGATGGTGAGAAACAGATCGAGGCAGAGGCTGAGAAgttgatgcaag ATACTGAAGAGAGATTtgatgatgatggagatgaGCAATCTACACTTCAAATTATGGCAGACACTGCAGAGAGATTTGAGAAGGCTGCTGCGGAAAAAGCTGCTGCGGATAAGACAAATGAGGttgtagatgatgatgatgctttggagaaggaACGTGAGGTTGGAGTTGATGTTGCTTTAGAGGAGGCAGCTTCGGTTGGAGTTGATGATGCTTTAGAGGAGGCAGCTTCGGTTGGAGTTGATGAGATGCCAAAGAGGGTGTCCAAGCGTTCTCATTTGTTGAGGTCTCCTTTTACGCCAAACTGA